Proteins from a genomic interval of Gammaproteobacteria bacterium:
- a CDS encoding BlaI/MecI/CopY family transcriptional regulator — protein MNERPQPSRRERQVMDILYESGGATAAQIRERMADPPTDSAVRSILRILIDKGHLTRELDGLRYVYSPTTPTPRASRSAMRHVLSTFFGGCVEGAVATLLKLSDGDLTSAQRKRIKAMIDEAAEAGR, from the coding sequence GTGAACGAACGTCCCCAGCCAAGCAGGCGGGAACGCCAGGTCATGGACATCCTCTACGAGTCGGGCGGCGCTACCGCCGCCCAGATCCGCGAGCGCATGGCGGACCCGCCGACGGACTCGGCCGTCCGCTCGATCCTGCGCATCCTGATCGACAAGGGACACCTGACCCGCGAGCTGGACGGCCTCCGTTACGTCTATTCGCCGACGACACCGACCCCGCGCGCAAGTCGTTCCGCCATGCGTCACGTGCTGTCGACGTTCTTCGGCGGCTGTGTCGAGGGCGCGGTCGCAACGCTTCTCAAGCTCTCTGACGGCGACCTGACATCGGCCCAGCGCAAGCGCATCAAGGCGATGATCGATGAAGCCGCGGAGGCAGGGCGATGA